A genome region from Hevea brasiliensis isolate MT/VB/25A 57/8 chromosome 9, ASM3005281v1, whole genome shotgun sequence includes the following:
- the LOC110652469 gene encoding protein FAR1-RELATED SEQUENCE 5-like: MEVENDRRRRELYDTLGIRDDDSLFDENSLSDEHSNGVNGTPSHADQEVTMQESQSGSDGQCSNNHEDEIAYNVEEDPKSGMHFPTMDNLVNFYKEHARLKGFSIVIRSSSKGNGSVPKYVLMTCDKGNKPHGGKYTKQVNCPARINATLKDNCLWVVGRVVTNHIHQLDPSMSRFMARYRCLSNGVKRSLEANDIAEIRPSKSIRLLEVQSGGPEKMGCLPKDCRNFIYNRRRLGLDEGDAESIQQLFSRLQVIERTFFYAIDVVWECRLRNILCVHPRGRAAYEEFYDVICFDTTYLVNRYQMPFATFVGVNHHGQSILLGCALLSHKDVETFK, from the coding sequence ATGGAGGTTGAGAATGATAGAAGACGGAGAGAATTGTATGATACATTAGGGATTAGAGATGATGACAGTCTGTTCGATGAAAACTCTCTTAGCGATGAACATTCCAATGGCGTCAATGGCACACCTTCCCACGCTGATCAAGAAGTCACGATGCAAGAATCTCAGTCAGGCAGCGATGGCCAGTGTTCAAACAATCATGAGGATGAAATTGCTTACAATGTGGAGGAAGATCCAAAAAGTGGGATGCATTTTCCAACTATGGACAATTTAGTTAATTTCTACAAGGAACATGCCAGGTTGAAAGGATTTTCAATTGTGATAAGATCGTCTTCTAAAGGCAATGGTTCAGTTCCTAAATATGTGCTGATGACTTGTGACAAGGGAAATAAACCACATGGTGGGAAATATACCAAGCAGGTGAATTGTCCTGCAAGAATAAACGCTACTTTGAAAGACAATTGCTTATGGGTTGTTGGACGAGTCGTAACTAACCATATCCATCAATTGGATCCATCTATGTCAAGGTTTATGGCTCGTTACAGGTGTTTGTCTAACGGTGTGAAAAGATCACTAGAGGCCAATGATATAGCTGAAATAAGGCCTTCTAAGAGCATTAGATTATTAGAAGTACAATCTGGTGGTCCAGAAAAGATGGGATGTTTGCCTAAAGACTGcagaaattttatttataataggaGAAGGTTGGGACTAGATGAAGGCGACGCCGAGTCCATCCAACAGCTCTTTTCCAGGTTGCAAGTAATAGAAAGGACTTTCTTCTATGCGATTGATGTTGTTTGGGAATGCAGGCTTAGAAATATATTATGTGTTCATCCACGAGGTAGAGCTGCTTATGAGGAATTCTATGATGTTATATGCTTTGACACAACTTACCTTGTGAATCGATACCAGATGCCTTTTGCAACATTCGTTGGTGTTAATCACCATGGCCAATCTATTCTATTAGGTTGTGCCTTATTGTCCCATAAGGATGTAGAGACTTTCAAATGA